In Pleurocapsa sp. PCC 7319, the following are encoded in one genomic region:
- the trmL gene encoding tRNA (uridine(34)/cytosine(34)/5-carboxymethylaminomethyluridine(34)-2'-O)-methyltransferase TrmL — translation MVRVVLVHPEIPPNTGNIARTCAATKTELHLVAPLGFEISDRYLKRAGLDYWPYVDLHYHENLAAFWQQHQQKGGRLIGFSVRGNSNYLDCEYQETDWLLFGRETAGLPPEVMNACDHKVQIKIAEPNVRSLNLSVSVAIGLFEAIRQLTTEH, via the coding sequence ATGGTTCGCGTTGTTCTAGTTCATCCTGAAATCCCTCCCAATACCGGTAATATAGCCCGTACTTGCGCCGCAACTAAAACAGAGTTACATCTGGTTGCACCGTTAGGATTTGAAATTAGCGATCGCTATCTCAAACGTGCCGGCTTAGATTATTGGCCTTATGTGGATTTGCACTATCACGAGAATTTAGCTGCTTTTTGGCAACAACATCAACAAAAAGGAGGTAGATTAATTGGCTTTAGTGTCCGGGGGAATAGCAATTATCTTGACTGTGAATATCAGGAGACAGATTGGTTGCTATTTGGTCGCGAAACCGCCGGTTTACCTCCAGAAGTTATGAATGCTTGCGACCATAAGGTACAGATTAAAATTGCCGAGCCTAATGTGCGGAGTTTAAATCTTTCCGTGAGTGTGGCGATCGGATTATTTGAAGCTATTAGGCAATTAACGACTGAGCATTGA
- the gshA gene encoding glutamate--cysteine ligase produces MSLLSKGFEVEMYTGTPDGKIIGLSDKIVQALDGFVREPDSRNVEYTTAPFCGYDRLLCALLKPRKTLRTYLQTLGDYTLIPGSTMSLGGSDRFYRSDPNNPYHSYIEQTYGTSVVTASIHINVGISDPEILMQACRLVRVEAPLYLALSASSPFIDGQVTGDHSTRWQMFPKTPQNVPLFDSHSHFIRWTEEQLAAKTMRNVRHLWSSVRPNGDRRPYNLNRLELRICDLVVDPLALLAITALLEARIMQMMANPELDPLQQSRLSTNDLAADLVALTDENETAAARNSLDAELRHWQDGRKITARDWIDEIYAQVYPIAQKRGFSCFLSPLKKILRQGSTAQQWLKLHRQGMELSAIIQQDIQNIARQERDLEYALCQPALIA; encoded by the coding sequence ATGAGTTTACTGTCTAAAGGTTTTGAAGTAGAAATGTACACTGGCACTCCAGATGGAAAAATCATTGGACTGTCAGATAAAATCGTTCAAGCTTTAGATGGTTTTGTGCGAGAACCTGATAGTCGCAACGTTGAATATACGACTGCACCTTTTTGTGGTTACGATCGCCTTTTATGTGCTTTACTCAAACCAAGAAAAACTTTAAGGACTTATTTGCAAACCTTAGGAGACTATACCCTAATACCTGGTAGCACCATGTCTCTAGGTGGAAGCGATCGCTTTTATCGTTCTGATCCCAATAATCCTTACCACAGCTATATTGAACAAACCTACGGCACCAGTGTAGTCACTGCCAGTATCCATATCAATGTGGGCATTAGCGACCCCGAAATATTGATGCAAGCCTGTCGTCTAGTCCGGGTTGAGGCTCCATTATATTTAGCTCTCAGTGCTTCTTCCCCCTTTATTGATGGTCAAGTGACAGGTGATCATTCTACACGCTGGCAAATGTTCCCTAAGACTCCACAAAATGTTCCTTTGTTTGACAGTCATAGTCATTTTATTCGCTGGACAGAAGAACAGTTAGCTGCCAAAACAATGCGTAATGTACGTCATCTCTGGAGTTCTGTTCGTCCTAATGGCGATCGCCGTCCTTATAATCTCAACCGTTTGGAATTGAGAATTTGCGATTTAGTGGTCGATCCTCTGGCTTTATTGGCGATTACGGCTCTACTAGAAGCGAGAATTATGCAGATGATGGCTAATCCCGAACTCGATCCTCTTCAACAAAGTCGCCTGTCAACCAACGATTTAGCGGCGGATTTAGTGGCTCTGACTGACGAAAATGAAACAGCAGCAGCACGCAATAGTCTCGATGCTGAACTGCGCCATTGGCAAGATGGTCGCAAGATTACGGCACGAGATTGGATCGACGAAATTTACGCTCAAGTTTATCCCATTGCCCAAAAACGGGGTTTTAGCTGTTTCTTATCTCCCCTGAAAAAAATTCTCCGTCAGGGAAGTACTGCCCAACAGTGGTTGAAATTGCATCGTCAGGGTATGGAACTCTCGGCAATTATTCAACAAGATATTCAAAATATTGCCCGGCAAGAAAGAGATTTAGAATATGCATTGTGTCAACCTGCTTTAATAGCTTGA